The following are from one region of the Mycolicibacterium diernhoferi genome:
- a CDS encoding NUDIX hydrolase, with product MNADGSGPRVGCGAAIIQDGNLLLVRRRRNPEAGCWGLPGGKVDPFESVAAAVTREIREELGISIEPSLLLCVVDQIDRQAGQHWVAPVYLIERYDGTPSVLEPQALSAMRWFDLDNLPEPLTEATRQAASALRRRTLLS from the coding sequence ATGAACGCTGATGGCTCTGGCCCACGCGTCGGATGTGGTGCAGCGATCATCCAGGACGGTAACCTGCTGCTTGTCCGCCGCAGGCGCAATCCGGAGGCGGGTTGCTGGGGCCTCCCGGGAGGGAAGGTCGACCCGTTTGAGTCCGTGGCGGCCGCGGTGACGCGCGAGATCCGTGAAGAACTCGGCATCTCCATCGAACCGAGCCTGCTCCTATGCGTCGTCGACCAGATCGATCGTCAGGCTGGCCAACACTGGGTTGCTCCGGTCTATCTCATCGAGCGCTATGACGGCACACCCTCCGTTCTCGAACCGCAGGCGTTGTCGGCGATGCGGTGGTTCGACCTCGATAATCTGCCCGAGCCGCTGACCGAGGCGACGCGGCAGGCCGCATCGGCCCTTCGGCGTCGCACCTTGTTGAGCTGA
- a CDS encoding TIGR00730 family Rossman fold protein yields the protein MNRICVFSGSNLGRHDQYRTSAVELGALLAERQIGLVYGGAAVGLMGAVADSALAAGGEVIGVIPRALVEREVAHTGLQDLRIVDSMHERKALMAELSDAFIALPGGIGTLEEIFEVWTWTQLGAHAKPCGLLNTLDFYDGLLAFLDHVVDESFLKPVHRQMLLSSDSPTDLLNGLLTHQVSTETKWISRDER from the coding sequence ATGAATCGGATCTGTGTTTTCTCCGGGTCGAATTTGGGTCGCCATGACCAATATCGCACATCGGCAGTGGAACTGGGCGCACTACTGGCTGAGCGTCAGATCGGTCTGGTTTACGGGGGAGCCGCCGTCGGACTCATGGGAGCAGTTGCAGATTCGGCTTTGGCCGCTGGCGGCGAGGTTATCGGGGTGATCCCACGGGCCCTTGTTGAACGCGAAGTCGCGCATACCGGTCTACAGGATCTGCGGATTGTCGATTCCATGCATGAGCGCAAGGCGTTGATGGCTGAGCTGTCCGATGCTTTCATTGCCCTGCCCGGAGGAATCGGCACTCTCGAAGAGATTTTCGAAGTGTGGACGTGGACTCAGCTTGGCGCGCACGCAAAACCGTGCGGGCTGCTCAACACCCTCGACTTCTACGACGGATTGCTGGCCTTCCTAGACCATGTTGTCGACGAGAGTTTCTTGAAGCCCGTGCATCGACAGATGCTTCTCTCGTCGGATTCACCCACCGACTTGCTGAACGGATTACTCACCCACCAAGTTTCAACGGAGACGAAGTGGATCAGTCGCGATGAACGCTGA